A region of the Synechococcus sp. PCC 7502 genome:
CTCCCTTGGCTTGCATGGAAGCAAGGATTCCTGATGTTGTGTCTAGGTTATGGTTGTTCGCTAGAGTAACAGCAGAATAGGCTTTGTTGAAAGATGTTTGAACTGTGTGTACTCCAGCTCCATCACTGCGAATGACAACAATCACATTCCCTTCAGGATTAACAACCGTTACAGTAGTGCCATAACCCTCTTTGCGGCATGCAGCAATAGCCGACTCTGCAGCCTTAATCGCAATTGTGGAAGAAAGCACAGGGGTTTGTTCAAGAGCTGTTCCTGGACAGGCAGGAATTATGAAAAAAATGAGTCCAAGTAGCGTCTTGACAGTGGTTTTTATTTGAATAAGCATAGATTTCCTTAAACCTAATTTAAATTGTTAGTAGCGAACGCAGTCTGTTGACTAAGATAAAAATTTTGAGAAATGGACAGTAGATTCAATCAATAACAAGATAACTCAATTCGAGTCTTAGTCAGCTTGAAACCAATGGATGTCAACTAATGATTTTAGGTTGTCTTCTTGACAAAATTAGGCACGTTAGGATAAACATTTTGAATATCTTCACGAATGGTG
Encoded here:
- a CDS encoding heme-binding protein — encoded protein: MLSSTIAIKAAESAIAACRKEGYGTTVTVVNPEGNVIVVIRSDGAGVHTVQTSFNKAYSAVTLANNHNLDTTSGILASMQAKGANGVGIWPMPADPLRGITLFPGGVRLMSQGKLVGGLGVSGTPVGMIDEGCALKGRDAILSDL